One genomic segment of Flagellimonas marinaquae includes these proteins:
- the gldA gene encoding gliding motility-associated ABC transporter ATP-binding subunit GldA codes for MSITVKNITKTFGTQKALNNVSFTINKGEVVGFLGPNGAGKSTMMRILTTYYKADNGEASVNGFDVLAAEKKVQKSIGYLPEHNPLYLEMYVREYLSFNADVYKVDRSKINQVIEQTGLTPEAHKKIGQLSKGYRQRVGLAAALLHDPEVLILDEPTTGLDPNQLIEIRKLIREISKEKTILLSTHIMKEVEAVCDRVIIINKGELVADKKLEELREAEEQIIEVEFDYRVEEQLLQQMPNVSNVKNTGGFVYEITFTTSKDMRPAVFDFAHDNSLKTLQLSRKNKNLESLFTELTS; via the coding sequence ATGTCCATTACCGTTAAGAACATCACCAAAACCTTTGGAACCCAAAAAGCATTGAACAATGTTTCGTTCACCATCAACAAGGGTGAAGTTGTTGGGTTTTTAGGCCCAAATGGTGCCGGCAAGTCCACCATGATGAGGATCTTGACCACCTATTACAAAGCGGACAATGGAGAAGCATCGGTAAACGGTTTTGATGTACTCGCCGCAGAAAAAAAAGTTCAAAAAAGTATAGGCTACCTACCAGAACACAATCCCTTATATCTGGAGATGTACGTAAGAGAATATTTATCGTTCAATGCCGATGTGTACAAAGTGGACAGGTCCAAAATAAACCAGGTAATCGAGCAAACGGGTTTGACCCCCGAGGCCCACAAAAAAATTGGACAGTTATCCAAAGGATACCGTCAACGTGTAGGACTTGCAGCCGCCTTGTTGCACGACCCAGAAGTTTTGATACTAGATGAACCCACGACCGGCCTTGATCCAAATCAATTGATCGAAATCCGAAAATTGATACGTGAAATCAGTAAAGAAAAGACCATTTTACTTTCCACTCATATTATGAAAGAAGTGGAAGCCGTATGTGATCGTGTGATCATCATCAACAAAGGAGAATTGGTGGCCGATAAAAAATTGGAGGAACTTCGCGAAGCCGAGGAGCAAATTATCGAAGTTGAATTTGACTACCGGGTAGAAGAGCAGTTGCTACAACAAATGCCAAACGTGTCCAACGTAAAAAACACCGGTGGCTTTGTCTACGAAATCACTTTTACAACATCTAAGGATATGCGGCCCGCTGTTTTCGATTTTGCACACGACAATTCACTAAAAACGTTACAACTTAGCAGAAAAAACAAAAACTTGGAAAGTCTCTTTACAGAACTTACATCTTAA
- a CDS encoding prephenate dehydratase: MGLKIAIQGIKGSNHHQVAKDFFGSNIELLECNSFDAVVDSLLLGIADKGIMAIENSIAGSIIPNYNLVYHNNIHIIGEHYLNIHHNLMVLKGKTFDDIREVHSHPMALLQCKEFFKAHPQIKLVESVDTAETAKRIKEGKLANIAAIAPKMAAELYGLDIIADNIQTIVNNSTRFIILKKQNKVLPEEEINKASLRFITDHKRGSLATVLNVMSDCNMNLTKIQSLPVIKTPWKYAFFVDVTFESYEQFSKTKSLLEIMAEDFRVLGEYKNALIL; this comes from the coding sequence ATGGGTTTAAAAATAGCCATACAGGGAATAAAGGGGTCCAACCACCATCAAGTAGCCAAAGATTTTTTTGGAAGTAATATTGAGTTATTGGAATGCAATTCCTTTGATGCCGTAGTGGATAGTTTATTGTTGGGCATTGCGGACAAAGGTATTATGGCGATAGAAAATTCTATTGCAGGATCTATAATCCCCAACTATAATCTGGTGTACCACAATAACATCCATATTATTGGAGAGCATTACCTTAACATTCATCATAACCTAATGGTTTTAAAAGGAAAAACATTTGATGATATCCGCGAGGTGCATTCGCATCCAATGGCATTGTTGCAGTGCAAAGAGTTTTTTAAGGCCCATCCGCAGATAAAACTTGTTGAAAGTGTGGATACTGCGGAAACCGCAAAAAGAATAAAAGAAGGTAAGTTGGCTAATATAGCTGCAATTGCTCCCAAAATGGCGGCAGAATTGTACGGATTGGATATTATTGCTGATAACATCCAAACTATTGTAAATAACTCAACACGTTTTATAATCCTTAAAAAGCAGAACAAGGTGTTGCCAGAGGAAGAAATAAACAAGGCTTCTTTAAGATTCATTACCGATCATAAACGGGGGAGTTTGGCCACTGTATTGAACGTGATGAGCGATTGTAACATGAACCTTACCAAAATTCAATCCTTGCCGGTAATAAAGACCCCTTGGAAGTATGCCTTCTTTGTTGATGTCACTTTTGAGAGTTATGAACAATTTTCCAAAACTAAATCTTTGCTGGAGATTATGGCAGAGGATTTTCGGGTTTTGGGCGAATACAAAAATGCATTGATCCTATGA
- a CDS encoding serine hydrolase domain-containing protein: MGNLFAHIKSYFSPFPKVKSLDGLQGLEKVDALFHNLVAEKKVPGLAVTFLDKDETVLQKGYGFSNLDKKIFVDPKQTVFRIASISKCITGLALGKMVEDRIINLDESIYTCVPYYPKKRFGFTLRQLASHTAGIRGYRGKEYALNQDFSIKDGINMFKNDPLVFKPGTGYLYNSFDFVLLSLAMQEASGVPFERYVEEHILKPLGLHGTFSPNYGAGLKKMENHAHFYTKRSMCFKQSVEVNNQYKLAGGGYLSTSKDVARLGRAILKRELLSDATYDQLLTSELINGKPTYYGLGFQVSQDAKDRYFVGHIGSSVGAYTNLYIYPEQEKVISILINCTDPKVQPVLDEAIDCFLKDNV; the protein is encoded by the coding sequence TTGGGGAATCTGTTCGCACATATTAAAAGTTATTTCTCACCATTTCCAAAGGTTAAATCTTTAGATGGGTTGCAAGGACTGGAAAAGGTCGATGCGCTTTTTCATAATCTGGTCGCAGAGAAAAAAGTTCCGGGATTGGCCGTGACTTTTTTGGATAAAGATGAAACTGTGCTTCAAAAAGGGTATGGATTTTCTAATCTTGACAAGAAAATCTTTGTCGACCCAAAGCAAACAGTTTTTCGTATTGCAAGTATTTCCAAATGCATTACGGGTTTGGCCTTAGGAAAAATGGTAGAAGATAGGATAATCAATTTGGATGAATCCATTTATACCTGCGTGCCATATTACCCCAAAAAACGTTTTGGTTTTACACTAAGGCAATTGGCTTCGCACACCGCCGGAATACGCGGTTATCGCGGTAAAGAATATGCATTAAACCAAGATTTTTCCATTAAAGACGGGATCAACATGTTCAAAAACGATCCGTTGGTGTTTAAACCTGGAACTGGCTATTTATATAATAGTTTTGATTTTGTTCTTCTCTCCCTTGCCATGCAAGAGGCAAGTGGAGTGCCGTTTGAAAGATATGTTGAGGAACATATTTTGAAGCCTTTGGGATTGCATGGCACATTTTCCCCGAATTATGGGGCCGGTTTAAAAAAAATGGAAAACCATGCGCATTTCTATACCAAACGATCTATGTGTTTTAAACAATCTGTTGAGGTAAACAATCAATATAAATTGGCAGGAGGTGGATATTTGTCGACCTCTAAAGATGTAGCACGGTTAGGTAGAGCCATTTTAAAACGCGAATTACTGAGTGATGCAACGTATGACCAATTGTTGACTTCGGAATTGATCAATGGCAAACCTACTTACTACGGTCTGGGATTTCAGGTAAGTCAAGATGCAAAGGATAGGTATTTTGTGGGACATATAGGCAGTAGTGTTGGAGCTTATACCAACCTTTACATCTATCCAGAGCAGGAAAAAGTGATTTCCATCCTCATCAATTGTACAGACCCAAAGGTGCAGCCTGTATTAGATGAGGCAATTGATTGTTTTTTAAAAGATAACGTTTAG
- a CDS encoding pyridoxal phosphate-dependent decarboxylase family protein yields MKKNTAKLELSKEEMKSYGYQIVDAIVEHHSTQHQKLPVALGSRKEMDSLFLEEAPEQGSEPTQVLDFVLEKVMTNSANMAHPKSFSFVPGPSNYISVMADALATGYNIFSGGWAASPAAAELEIVTIQWLLKIFGFPKKKGGGIFTSGGSMANLTAVVTARRIKCGDDFSKAVIYLSDQAHSSNIKAIRVLGFKKEQIRIIPTDSELKFSVNKLKNCIAKDRLEGLHPFCLIATAGTTNTGTVDPLVELGKICKKENIWYHIDGAYGGAAILSKKGKLAMKGIEKANSLTVDPHKWFFQPYEMGCLLVRNHKNLSNTFTEKPEYLRDIEGNTSEINFYDHGIQLTRRFRALKFYMSLKTFGLKEFRDAISYNIDLAEEVETMLRGSKSWEVVFPATLAVINFRYNPINKNYSEKELDKINQYISEKVVGSRKALLVTTILNGQIVLRMCLINPRTSMEDVTETFDLCKKYALEIEEELESKI; encoded by the coding sequence ATGAAAAAGAATACTGCCAAATTGGAACTATCCAAAGAAGAGATGAAAAGCTATGGTTATCAAATTGTTGATGCCATTGTTGAGCATCATTCCACACAACACCAGAAGCTACCGGTCGCACTTGGTTCAAGGAAAGAAATGGATTCCTTGTTTTTGGAGGAAGCTCCCGAACAAGGTTCGGAACCGACCCAAGTGTTGGACTTTGTTCTGGAAAAGGTTATGACCAATAGTGCGAATATGGCACACCCCAAATCCTTTTCTTTTGTTCCAGGACCAAGTAACTATATTAGTGTAATGGCAGATGCCCTAGCAACGGGCTATAATATTTTTTCTGGCGGGTGGGCCGCTAGCCCAGCTGCTGCGGAATTGGAAATAGTTACCATTCAATGGTTGTTGAAGATTTTTGGTTTCCCCAAGAAAAAAGGGGGCGGTATTTTTACCAGTGGTGGCTCTATGGCCAACTTGACTGCGGTGGTTACTGCCCGTCGCATTAAATGTGGCGATGATTTTTCAAAGGCTGTCATCTATCTATCTGACCAAGCCCATTCTTCCAACATTAAGGCCATTCGGGTATTAGGATTTAAAAAGGAACAGATTCGAATTATCCCTACAGATAGTGAACTAAAGTTCTCGGTAAACAAACTCAAAAATTGTATTGCAAAGGATAGATTGGAGGGATTGCATCCTTTTTGTTTAATAGCAACTGCAGGAACTACAAACACAGGTACGGTAGATCCTTTGGTAGAGCTGGGCAAAATCTGCAAAAAAGAAAACATTTGGTACCACATTGATGGGGCGTATGGAGGAGCAGCTATTCTATCCAAAAAAGGTAAATTGGCCATGAAAGGCATTGAAAAAGCGAATTCTTTGACCGTGGACCCCCACAAATGGTTTTTTCAACCTTATGAAATGGGATGTCTTTTGGTACGAAACCACAAAAACCTAAGCAACACCTTTACGGAAAAACCAGAATATTTAAGGGATATCGAGGGGAACACCTCCGAAATCAATTTTTATGACCATGGTATTCAACTGACCCGAAGGTTCCGTGCCCTAAAGTTTTACATGTCTTTAAAAACCTTTGGTTTAAAAGAGTTCCGGGATGCTATTTCCTATAATATTGATTTGGCGGAAGAAGTAGAGACCATGCTCAGGGGCAGCAAAAGTTGGGAAGTGGTTTTCCCGGCAACCTTAGCGGTCATCAATTTTAGGTACAACCCCATCAATAAAAATTATTCGGAGAAAGAATTGGACAAAATCAACCAATACATTTCCGAAAAAGTGGTTGGATCTAGAAAGGCGCTTTTGGTCACCACTATTTTAAACGGTCAAATTGTGCTCCGTATGTGCTTGATCAACCCAAGAACTTCTATGGAAGATGTAACGGAAACTTTTGATCTTTGTAAAAAATACGCCTTGGAAATTGAAGAGGAACTGGAAAGCAAAATCTAA
- a CDS encoding prephenate dehydrogenase: MKIVIIGVGLIGGSFAKDVKRLHPEAEIIGVDKSEAHLDEALQLRIIDKKGGYTDLQTADMVFVGIPVDVLMAELPKILDASGEETVVMDAGSTKQSICEQVADHPKRRNFMACHPIAGTEFSGPTAAFEGLYTGKTMIICEVEKTAFKLQERALAIFQEIGMRIRYMNPRAHDKHIAYVSHLSHISSFMLGKTVIDKERNERDIFDMAGSGFESTVRLAKSSPDMWTPIFEQNKDNVVETLEEYIQNLITFKQLILDNDFKNVHQEMSNTNKIKQILKGIPLTKK; encoded by the coding sequence ATGAAAATAGTCATTATAGGTGTTGGTTTAATAGGGGGGTCCTTTGCGAAGGATGTAAAAAGGCTGCACCCGGAAGCCGAAATAATCGGAGTGGATAAAAGCGAGGCCCATTTAGATGAGGCCCTGCAACTGCGTATTATCGACAAAAAAGGAGGGTACACGGACCTACAGACCGCCGATATGGTATTCGTGGGCATTCCTGTCGATGTTTTAATGGCCGAGCTTCCAAAAATTTTGGATGCCTCGGGAGAAGAAACCGTGGTAATGGACGCAGGTTCCACCAAACAATCGATTTGCGAACAGGTTGCCGATCACCCCAAGAGAAGAAATTTTATGGCCTGTCACCCCATTGCGGGAACGGAGTTCTCCGGTCCGACTGCTGCATTCGAAGGTCTGTATACCGGCAAAACAATGATCATATGTGAAGTAGAAAAAACAGCGTTTAAACTTCAGGAAAGGGCTTTGGCCATTTTTCAGGAAATAGGCATGCGCATTCGGTACATGAATCCCAGAGCGCACGACAAACATATCGCCTATGTATCCCATTTATCACACATTAGTTCTTTTATGTTAGGGAAAACGGTTATCGATAAAGAAAGGAACGAACGCGATATTTTTGACATGGCAGGCAGTGGTTTTGAAAGCACGGTCCGTTTGGCAAAAAGTTCCCCGGATATGTGGACGCCTATTTTTGAACAGAACAAAGATAATGTGGTCGAAACCCTTGAAGAGTATATTCAAAACCTAATCACCTTTAAGCAATTGATATTGGACAACGATTTTAAGAATGTCCACCAAGAAATGAGTAATACCAATAAAATAAAACAAATACTAAAAGGAATACCACTTACAAAAAAATAG
- a CDS encoding bifunctional 3-deoxy-7-phosphoheptulonate synthase/chorismate mutase type II, which produces MENKKEMRKWLDDMNLGHPLVVAGPCSAETEEQVLKIAHDLKDTDVSYYRAGIWKPRTRPGNFEGVGAIGLKWLQKVKEETGLKTATEVANRAHVDLALEHDIDMLWIGARSTVSPFIVQEIADALEGTDKVVLVKNPVNPDLSLWLGAVERLYSANIKKLGVIHRGFSTYEKTKYRNIPEWQLAIELQTRFPDLPIVNDPSHITGKRDMVFDVSQTALDLNFDGLMIETHYDPDNAWSDAAQQVTPKTLVQIMKDLRIRKETDEEAEYMSNLTNLRAQIDVLDNQLIDLLGKRMKVSDGIGELKKQKNVAVLQSNRWNAILGNMILEGEQRGLSEEFVLRMFKAIHQESINHQEKIIKS; this is translated from the coding sequence ATGGAAAACAAAAAGGAAATGAGAAAATGGTTGGATGATATGAATTTAGGTCATCCATTGGTAGTTGCAGGTCCCTGCAGTGCCGAAACCGAAGAACAGGTGCTAAAAATTGCCCATGATCTAAAAGATACCGATGTGAGCTATTACCGTGCCGGAATCTGGAAACCACGAACTCGTCCTGGTAATTTTGAAGGAGTAGGAGCCATAGGACTAAAATGGTTGCAAAAGGTAAAAGAAGAGACCGGACTTAAAACCGCCACCGAAGTTGCCAACAGAGCACATGTTGATCTAGCCTTGGAGCACGATATCGATATGTTGTGGATAGGGGCACGTTCTACCGTAAGTCCATTTATTGTCCAAGAGATTGCAGATGCGCTCGAAGGTACCGATAAAGTTGTGTTGGTAAAAAACCCGGTAAATCCAGATCTTTCACTTTGGTTAGGTGCCGTGGAGCGTTTATATTCTGCCAACATTAAAAAATTAGGTGTGATCCATAGAGGTTTTTCCACTTACGAAAAAACCAAATACCGTAACATACCGGAGTGGCAGCTGGCCATTGAACTACAAACAAGGTTCCCGGATTTACCCATCGTAAACGATCCAAGCCACATTACAGGAAAAAGGGATATGGTTTTTGATGTGTCGCAGACTGCATTGGATTTGAATTTTGATGGGTTGATGATAGAAACACATTATGACCCGGACAACGCATGGAGTGATGCCGCACAACAGGTAACCCCAAAAACCTTGGTCCAGATCATGAAGGATCTGCGAATTAGAAAAGAAACCGATGAAGAAGCAGAGTACATGAGCAATTTGACCAACCTAAGAGCGCAAATAGATGTCCTGGACAATCAGTTGATCGATCTTTTGGGCAAAAGGATGAAAGTGTCGGACGGAATCGGTGAGCTCAAAAAGCAGAAGAACGTTGCCGTACTCCAAAGCAATCGTTGGAACGCAATCCTGGGCAATATGATCTTGGAGGGCGAACAAAGGGGATTGAGCGAGGAATTCGTATTAAGAATGTTCAAGGCAATCCATCAAGAATCCATTAACCACCAAGAAAAAATAATCAAGTCATAA
- a CDS encoding outer membrane lipoprotein-sorting protein, which yields MNKTILAAASILFVVSCKEQVKQNPDSEIEITTKEKVENTVAVPESWINNRVRKAEERLATSEAGKVVWAAMKAHGGLDTWYTNGPLGMRFKYQPLDGKTPRDSYEVVDVWNNRVVHNSIENPDAKFGFTGKEAWIKAEDSTAFNYDVKFWALTPLYLMGHPFVEDGEGVNLELLPDTTYKGKKNKVVKVTYDPGTGDAPDDYYILHFDAETYLLTATRYIVSYPEYFKDGGHNPEKFMEVGELVNVNGVLLPSELKTHWTVNGKPGEYITKIEISEMEFKSGLPSNFFDAPDGAEKL from the coding sequence ATGAACAAGACCATTTTGGCAGCAGCGTCAATTTTATTTGTCGTTTCTTGCAAGGAACAGGTAAAGCAGAATCCCGATTCCGAGATTGAGATCACTACAAAAGAAAAAGTTGAAAATACAGTTGCCGTTCCAGAAAGTTGGATCAACAATAGAGTGAGAAAAGCTGAAGAACGCTTAGCTACTTCAGAAGCAGGTAAAGTAGTTTGGGCTGCTATGAAAGCTCATGGAGGATTGGATACTTGGTATACAAACGGACCATTGGGAATGCGCTTTAAATATCAGCCGTTGGATGGTAAAACCCCGCGTGATAGTTACGAAGTGGTGGATGTTTGGAACAATAGGGTTGTGCACAATAGTATCGAAAATCCTGATGCCAAATTCGGGTTCACAGGAAAAGAAGCCTGGATAAAGGCCGAGGATTCCACAGCATTTAATTATGATGTTAAATTTTGGGCACTTACACCACTTTATTTAATGGGACATCCGTTCGTGGAGGATGGAGAAGGGGTTAATTTGGAATTGCTCCCGGATACCACTTATAAGGGTAAAAAGAACAAGGTGGTAAAAGTAACCTATGATCCTGGCACCGGAGATGCACCGGACGATTATTATATCCTACATTTTGATGCAGAGACCTACCTTCTCACTGCAACACGTTACATTGTTTCGTACCCGGAATATTTTAAGGATGGCGGACATAATCCAGAAAAATTTATGGAAGTCGGGGAATTGGTAAATGTCAATGGTGTATTGCTTCCAAGTGAACTGAAAACACATTGGACAGTAAATGGAAAACCTGGTGAATATATTACCAAAATAGAAATTTCCGAGATGGAGTTCAAATCAGGACTGCCGTCCAACTTTTTTGATGCACCGGATGGGGCAGAAAAATTGTAG
- a CDS encoding head GIN domain-containing protein has product MKKIYTLGFLLLPLIMLSQRIIDTEVGEFNKIKVFDLIEVNLIQSDENKIMIKGWNVDDIKWTNKNGVLKLRMQLDKKFQGEDTMIEVYYTNLDVIDGNEGARITCNELVNKSKIELRAQEGAMIHIGMDVDYAEIRAVTGGIVKASGLAKNQTVVLNTGGIFEGRELRTATTDVKISAGGEADVFASELVEINVKAGGDVYVYGNPTTVNKRTFVGGRVHIKE; this is encoded by the coding sequence ATGAAAAAAATATACACATTAGGATTTTTATTGCTTCCATTGATCATGTTATCGCAAAGAATTATAGACACGGAGGTTGGGGAATTCAACAAAATCAAAGTTTTTGATTTGATCGAGGTCAATTTGATCCAATCCGACGAGAACAAAATTATGATCAAAGGCTGGAACGTGGACGATATTAAATGGACCAACAAAAATGGGGTTCTTAAACTGCGTATGCAATTGGATAAAAAATTCCAGGGAGAGGATACAATGATCGAAGTCTACTACACCAACTTGGATGTTATAGATGGGAACGAGGGTGCCAGAATTACCTGTAACGAGTTGGTGAACAAAAGTAAAATAGAGCTAAGGGCCCAGGAAGGCGCCATGATCCATATTGGGATGGATGTAGATTATGCAGAGATCCGAGCGGTGACAGGCGGTATTGTTAAAGCCTCTGGACTTGCCAAAAACCAAACCGTTGTGCTCAATACCGGAGGTATTTTTGAAGGTAGGGAACTGCGCACCGCAACAACGGATGTAAAAATTTCAGCTGGTGGCGAAGCCGATGTTTTTGCTTCGGAATTGGTGGAAATCAATGTAAAGGCCGGAGGAGATGTCTACGTGTATGGAAATCCGACAACGGTGAATAAGAGAACATTTGTAGGGGGCAGGGTCCATATTAAAGAATAA
- the ppgK gene encoding polyphosphate--glucose phosphotransferase, with product MEILGIDIGGSGIKGALVNAETGEMLTERFRIPTPKSKKPEDMAKVVAKIVKHFNYEGPVGCGFPSIVKNGVCMSPGNLHKSWVGVNIDELFTEYTNHEFTVLNDADAAGYASMNYGVGKGKNGLVIMITIGTGLGSGAFYNGVLIPNFELGQIPYKKYKKIESWAAASAKEREDLSYEKWSKRFNKFLKYVELIVSPDLIIVGGGTSKKWGEFSHNIKIETKVVKAELMNHAGIIGAAVACLREQHHGHLHQ from the coding sequence ATGGAAATTCTTGGTATTGATATAGGCGGATCGGGCATTAAAGGTGCCTTGGTGAACGCCGAAACTGGGGAAATGTTAACAGAACGCTTCCGAATCCCAACTCCAAAATCAAAAAAACCAGAGGACATGGCCAAAGTAGTGGCCAAAATTGTGAAGCACTTCAATTACGAAGGACCCGTTGGCTGCGGCTTCCCTTCCATTGTTAAAAATGGGGTCTGCATGTCTCCCGGAAATCTCCATAAAAGTTGGGTAGGCGTTAATATTGATGAACTTTTCACCGAATACACCAATCATGAATTTACCGTACTTAACGATGCCGACGCCGCAGGTTACGCATCCATGAACTATGGCGTGGGAAAAGGAAAAAATGGGTTGGTGATCATGATCACCATTGGCACCGGACTGGGAAGCGGCGCCTTTTACAATGGGGTCTTGATCCCAAATTTTGAATTGGGCCAAATTCCATATAAGAAATACAAAAAAATAGAATCTTGGGCAGCCGCTTCCGCCAAAGAACGAGAGGATCTTAGCTATGAGAAATGGAGCAAACGGTTCAATAAATTTTTAAAATATGTAGAACTGATCGTTTCACCGGATCTTATTATTGTGGGTGGTGGAACTTCCAAAAAATGGGGAGAATTCAGTCACAATATCAAGATTGAAACAAAAGTGGTAAAAGCAGAACTTATGAACCATGCCGGTATTATTGGGGCGGCCGTGGCATGTTTAAGGGAACAACACCACGGACACTTGCACCAATAA
- a CDS encoding pyridoxal phosphate-dependent aminotransferase yields the protein MITADRLNSVKEYYFSTKLREVRGLIAQGRPIINMGIGSPDLAPSPQVLETLRDSIIEAGAHQYQSYQGLPKLREAIADFYHQKFDVNVDPNTDILPLMGSKEGIMHISMAFLNNGDEALIPNPGYPTYAAVTSLVGAVPIQYNLSEKNGWFPDLDELATKDLSKVKLMWVSYPHMPTGATATVEQLKMLVDFAKKNQILLVNDNPYSFVLSSNPTSILSIDGAKECTLELNSLSKTFNMAGWRVGMVLGNAEHINAVLKVKSNMDSGMFYGIQKGAIAALQSGPEWFEALDTVYTKRRELMFRLVDKLGCSYDENAVGMFVWSKLPAGSPPSEQFIDEILYSRDIFIAPGTIFGSNGEGYIRFSLCVKEEKIKEAIQRF from the coding sequence ATGATAACTGCAGATAGGTTAAATAGCGTAAAGGAATACTATTTCTCTACAAAATTAAGAGAAGTCCGTGGGCTAATCGCACAAGGAAGACCCATTATAAATATGGGGATCGGCAGCCCCGATTTGGCACCCTCGCCACAAGTGTTGGAAACACTAAGGGATTCCATAATAGAAGCAGGGGCACACCAGTACCAGAGCTATCAGGGACTGCCAAAACTAAGGGAAGCGATTGCAGACTTCTACCATCAAAAATTCGATGTAAACGTAGATCCGAACACGGATATTTTACCATTGATGGGTTCCAAGGAAGGCATTATGCACATTAGCATGGCTTTTTTAAACAATGGCGACGAGGCTTTGATCCCCAATCCGGGATACCCGACATATGCGGCTGTGACCAGTTTAGTAGGCGCTGTTCCTATACAGTACAATTTATCCGAAAAAAACGGTTGGTTTCCGGATTTGGACGAGCTAGCTACAAAAGACCTGTCCAAGGTAAAGTTAATGTGGGTAAGCTATCCTCATATGCCAACTGGTGCAACGGCCACCGTAGAACAGCTTAAAATGTTAGTGGATTTTGCGAAAAAGAACCAAATTCTATTGGTGAACGATAACCCGTACAGTTTTGTGCTTTCCAGTAACCCGACCAGTATTTTGTCCATTGATGGGGCAAAAGAATGCACTTTGGAACTGAACAGTCTCAGCAAGACCTTTAATATGGCAGGATGGCGAGTGGGCATGGTATTGGGCAATGCGGAGCACATAAATGCAGTGCTAAAGGTAAAGAGCAATATGGATTCCGGGATGTTCTATGGCATTCAAAAAGGAGCCATCGCAGCCTTGCAAAGCGGGCCGGAGTGGTTCGAGGCTTTGGACACAGTCTATACCAAAAGACGGGAGCTTATGTTTAGATTGGTGGACAAATTAGGATGCTCCTACGACGAGAACGCGGTCGGTATGTTTGTGTGGAGCAAGCTTCCAGCTGGGTCACCCCCATCAGAACAATTTATAGATGAAATATTGTACAGCAGAGATATTTTTATAGCCCCGGGAACCATTTTTGGAAGTAATGGCGAGGGCTATATTCGTTTTTCACTTTGTGTAAAAGAAGAAAAGATCAAAGAAGCGATCCAAAGATTTTAG